A region of Necator americanus strain Aroian chromosome I, whole genome shotgun sequence DNA encodes the following proteins:
- a CDS encoding hypothetical protein (NECATOR_CHRI.G3831.T1): MNYVFLFYMVYLFIVGVTWCREEFPCSMYHDIKSATSYCKWQCENENCETGTCLLKGRRACVCKNCNDKAEDNVELNVMNEDQ; the protein is encoded by the exons ATGAACTACGTGTTTCTATTTTATATGGTATATCTCTTTATTGTTGGTGTTACATGGTGTCGTGAAGAATTCCCATGTAGTATGTATCATGACATCAAATCGGCTACGAGCTACTGTAAATGGCAATgtgaaaatgaa AATTGTGAAACTGGGACCTGTTTGCTGAAAGGACGAAGAGCGTGTGTTTGCAAAAACTGTAACGATAAAGCTGAGGATAATGTCGAACTGAACGTGATGAATGAGGATCAGTGA
- a CDS encoding hypothetical protein (NECATOR_CHRI.G3830.T2), protein MNTSPKIAKAGCMSACMIQNCATGDCKVRAGRKTCVCSRCANGSNVGVNIGIGIGKGKGRGKKGRK, encoded by the exons ATGAACACAAGTCCAAAAATTGCTAAAGCGGGATGTATGAGCGCATGTATGATACAg aactgTGCTACAGGTGATTGCAAGGTTCGCGCAGGAAGAAAGACATGTGTGTGTTCACGCTGCGCTAACGGATCTAATGTGGGTGTGAACATCGGAATTGGAAtcggaaaaggaaaaggaagaggaaaaaaaggaaggaaatag
- a CDS encoding hypothetical protein (NECATOR_CHRI.G3830.T1), whose protein sequence is MRFLLLCLVLCITIHSVVSQGKYSTCNPMNTSPKIAKAGCMSACMIQNCATGDCKVRAGRKTCVCSRCANGSNVGVNIGIGIGKGKGRGKKGRK, encoded by the exons ATGcgttttctccttttatgTCTCGTGCTGTGCATAACAATTCACAGTGTTGTTAGTCAAGGAAAATATTCCACCTGTAATCCTATGAACACAAGTCCAAAAATTGCTAAAGCGGGATGTATGAGCGCATGTATGATACAg aactgTGCTACAGGTGATTGCAAGGTTCGCGCAGGAAGAAAGACATGTGTGTGTTCACGCTGCGCTAACGGATCTAATGTGGGTGTGAACATCGGAATTGGAAtcggaaaaggaaaaggaagaggaaaaaaaggaaggaaatag
- a CDS encoding hypothetical protein (NECATOR_CHRI.G3831.T2) produces the protein MKRSEQYEDTGWHIGESDDFYNKIVIETTFILKGSYSIQRKNSFLFFRCLLPRFHIDFIRIRNELRVSILYGISLYCWCYMVS, from the exons atgaagcgaaGTGAACAGTATGA GGATACGGGCTGGCACATCGGCGAAAGCGATgatttctaca ATAAGATCGTCATCGAAACGACGTTTATCCTGAAG GGCTCTTATTCTATTCAGCGCAAGAATTCGTTCCTCTTTTTCCGTTGTCTGCTTCCTCGCTTTCACATAGATTTTATTCGCATAAG aaATGAACTACGTGTTTCTATTTTATATGGTATATCTCTTTATTGTTGGTGTTACATGGTGTCGTGA